Proteins encoded together in one Juglans regia cultivar Chandler chromosome 9, Walnut 2.0, whole genome shotgun sequence window:
- the LOC109019961 gene encoding pentatricopeptide repeat-containing protein At2g03380, mitochondrial-like: protein MAIVRPLGSANGYWVDQYHLSRPLKVSRYSFRHTLYRASSLCYSSKFQTRKTLVRFQESQSQKSIIKSGSVEDQPSDSVPSAGTLIREFVDDGLFENAIKVYLGMIEGGFPAEQFRFFPSLIKAFGMLSDVDKVKQVHGHVLKLGVLNDVFVGNSLLSSYWKCRAVKAAVQLFEKMCERDSVSWNAMISGFCQSGDYTGSLITLSRMISEYGLYPNRVACLSALSACSSIESLIHGREIHCFVVKSGLIVDDFIVSGLIEMYMKCGDIRTAEYVFKGNLDNESSGGNTVIWNVMTLGYVSNGFLLRALDMFLEMLAIEIIPDSSTLVAVLVLCSQLSDLAVGKQIHKFIYSFGFDCDVRVETALIDMYFKCGDPETGLKLFMRSQNHNLIMWGAVISNCAQNGSSAEALELFHTFMSELGFADSIILLAALRACSSLTLKPRGAEIHGLTIKTGFDDNVFVGGALVDMYAKCRDIESAEKVFHRLPIRDLVIWNSLIAGYAQNECADEALKAFHVMQSEQIAPNSVTAACILSVCAYLSVAILCKELHSYLVRRGYESNSLVSNSLIATYAKCGDIFSSRAVFESMLERNIVSWNSIILGYGMHGWTDEMFLLFEKMKETGMMPDHATFTALLSACSHAGRVDMGWSYFKGMVEDHKLEPQVEHYTCMVDLLGRAGHLKQAYDLIMSMPCVPDDRIWGSLLGSCKTHGNEKLAELVANHIFKFDSACIGYRVLLSNIYEGFGKQNEAARVRSDIKELGLKKQPGCSWIELENKIHTFIASDHSHHQSEEIYAVIESLTVEMKRSGYNPKTQ, encoded by the coding sequence ATGGCGATTGTGAGACCACTGGGCTCAGCTAACGGTTACTGGGTGGACCAGTACCACCTTTCTAGACCATTGAAGGTATCCCGCTACTCTTTTAGACATACCTTGTATAGAGCTTCTTCACTATGTTACAGTTCCAAGTTTCAAACTCGGAAAACTTTGGTACGGTTCCAGGAAAGCCAATCTCAGAAATCGATTATCAAATCTGGATCTGTAGAAGATCAACCTTCAGATAGTGTGCCATCGGCTGGTACTTTGATTAGGGAGTTCGTAGATGATGGATTATTTGAAAATGCAATAAAGGTTTATCTTGGAATGATTGAAGGTGGTTTTCCAGCTGAGCAATTCAGATTCTTTCCATCTTTAATTAAGGCATTTGGTATGCTTTCTGATGTAGACAAGGTTAAACAAGTTCATGGGCACGTGTTGAAGTTGGGAGTTTTAAACGACGTTTTTGTTGGAAATTCACTTTTGAGTTCGTATTGGAAATGCCGTGCAGTCAAAGCTGCAGTCCaattgtttgagaaaatgtgTGAGAGGGACTCCGTTTCATGGAATGCAATGATCTCTGGGTTTTGCCAATCAGGGGATTACACGGGATCATTGATTACATTAAGCAGGATGATTTCGGAATATGGTTTGTACCCTAATCGGGTAGCTTGCCTTTCGGCTTTATCTGCATGTTCTTCGATTGAGTCTTTGATTCATGGGCGGGAAATTCATTGCTTTGTTGTGAAAAGTGGGTTGATCGTTGATGATTTTATAGTCAGCGGACTGATTGAAATGTACATGAAATGTGGGGATATAAGAACTGCAGAATATGTTTTCAAGGGAAATCTTGATAACGAGTCCAGCGGAGGAAATACAGTGATATGGAATGTGATGACTTTGGGTTATGTCTCTAATGGATTTTTGTTGCGGGCATTGGACATGTTTCTTGAGATGTTGGCAATTGAGATAATACCAGATTCTTCTACTCTGGTGGCTGTTTTAGTTTTGTGCTCCCAGTTGTCAGATTTAGCTGTAGGAAAGCAAATCCATAAATTCATTTACAGCTTTGGGTTTGATTGCGATGTAAGAGTTGAAACAGCTCTCATAGACATGTACTTCAAATGTGGTGATCCTGAAACTGGTTTGAAATTATTCATGAGGTCTCAAAATCATAATTTGATCATGTGGGGTGCAGTAATCTCAAATTGTGCTCAGAATGGTAGTTCTGCTGAGGCATTAGAATTGTTCCATACCTTCATGTCAGAGCTTGGTTTTGCTGATTCTATCATACTTCTGGCTGCGTTGCGAGCATGTTCATCCTTGACTTTGAAGCCAAGAGGCGCAGAAATCCATGGATTGACTATAAAGACGGGGTTTGATGACAATGTTTTTGTTGGTGGTGCCCTTGTTGATATGTATGCAAAATGCAGAGATATTGAATCTGCCGAAAAGGTTTTCCATCGATTACCAATAAGGGATTTAGTCATATGGAATTCCTTAATAGCTGGTTATGCCCAGAATGAGTGTGCAGATGAAGCTTTGAAGGCTTTTCATGTTATGCAATCTGAACAAATTGCACCCAATAGTGTAACAGCTGCATGTATTCTCTCTGTATGTGCTTATTTGTCTGTAGCGATCCTGTGTAAGGAGTTACACAGTTACCTAGTACGCCGAGGGTATGAGTCTAATAGTCTTGTGAGCAATTCTCTAATTGCAACCTATGCAAAGTGTGGGGACATATTTAGTTCAAGGGCTGTATTTGAGAGTATGCTAGAAAGAAATATAGTATCAtggaattcaattattttaggGTATGGAATGCATGGCTGGACCGACgaaatgtttcttttatttgaaaagatgaaAGAAACAGGCATGATGCCTGACCATGCAACTTTTACTGCACTTCTTTCTGCATGCAGCCATGCTGGGAGGGTTGACATGGGATGGAGCTATTTCAAAGGCATGGTTGAAGATCACAAACTTGAGCCTCAAGTTGAACACTATACTTGCATGGTTGATCTTCTGGGTCGAGCTGGTCATCTAAAGCAAGCTTATGATCTGATTATGTCCATGCCTTGTGTCCCAGATGATCGTATATGGGGTTCATTACTTGGGTCATGCAAAACTCACGGCAATGAAAAGCTGGCAGAACTTGTGGCTAACCAtatcttcaaatttgattctGCATGCATTGGCTACCGTGTCCTCCTTTCAAACATATATGAAGGCTTTGGAAAACAGAATGAAGCTGCTAGAGTTAGATCGGATATTAAAGAGTTGGGACTCAAAAAGCAGCCTGGATGTAGTTGGATTGAACTTGAAAACAAGATTCATACATTTATTGCAAGTGATCACTCACACCATCAGTCGGAAGAAATATATGCTGTAATAGAAAGTTTAACAGTAGAGATGAAAAGGTCAGGGTATAACCCTAAAACCCAATAA